A single genomic interval of Streptomyces sp. BA2 harbors:
- the rbfA gene encoding 30S ribosome-binding factor RbfA, with the protein MADNARAKRLADLIREVVAKKLQRGIKDPRLGTHVTITDTRVTGDLREATVFYTVYGDDEDRAAAAAGLESAKGVLRSAVGQAAGVKFTPSLAFVADALPDNAKAIEDLLDKARMSDEKVREVSAGAEFAGGPDPYRKPEDESDDETDGDARA; encoded by the coding sequence GTGGCCGACAACGCGCGGGCGAAAAGGCTGGCGGACCTCATCCGAGAGGTGGTTGCCAAGAAGCTGCAGCGCGGGATCAAGGACCCGCGGCTCGGTACGCATGTGACCATCACGGACACCCGGGTCACGGGTGACCTGCGGGAGGCGACCGTCTTCTACACGGTCTACGGGGACGACGAGGACCGCGCGGCGGCCGCCGCCGGTCTGGAGAGCGCCAAGGGCGTCCTGCGTTCCGCGGTCGGCCAGGCCGCGGGCGTGAAGTTCACCCCGAGCCTCGCCTTCGTGGCGGACGCGCTGCCGGACAACGCCAAGGCCATCGAGGACCTCCTCGACAAGGCCCGGATGTCGGACGAGAAGGTGCGCGAGGTGTCCGCGGGCGCCGAGTTCGCCGGCGGGCCCGACCCGTACCGCAAGCCCGAGGACGAGTCCGACGACGAAACGGACGGCGACGCCCGAGCATGA
- a CDS encoding DUF503 domain-containing protein has protein sequence MYVGTLSFDLLLGDVRSLKEKRSVVRPIVAELMRKYAVSAAETGNQDLHRRAEIGLALVSGETGHLTDVLDRCERLVAARPEVELLSVRRRLHGDED, from the coding sequence ATGTATGTGGGGACACTGTCCTTCGATCTGCTCCTCGGCGACGTTCGCTCGCTGAAGGAGAAACGCTCCGTCGTCCGCCCGATCGTCGCCGAACTCATGCGCAAGTACGCGGTGAGTGCGGCGGAGACCGGGAACCAGGACCTCCATCGCAGGGCCGAGATCGGCCTGGCGCTGGTCTCCGGGGAGACGGGGCACCTCACCGACGTACTGGACCGGTGCGAGCGCCTGGTGGCCGCCCGTCCCGAGGTGGAGCTGCTCTCCGTTCGACGCAGGCTCCACGGCGACGAAGACTGA
- the truB gene encoding tRNA pseudouridine(55) synthase TruB: MSSTSNKTPDGLVIVDKPSGFTSHDVVAKMRGIAKTRRVGHAGTLDPMATGVLVLGVERATKLLGHLALTEKEYLGTIRLGQNTLTDDAEGEITSSADASGIKRDAIDAGIAKLSGDIMQVPSKVSAIKIDGKRSYARAREGEDFEIPARPVKISAFTVYDVRDAVAEDGTPVLDLVVSVVCSSGTYIRALARDLGADLGVGGHLTALRRTRVGPYKLDAAKTIDQLQEELTVMPVADAATAAFPRWDVDERRAKLLLNGVRIEMPGEYAGVGAVAVFDPEGRFLVLAEELKGKAKSLAVFA; the protein is encoded by the coding sequence ATGAGCAGCACCAGCAACAAGACGCCGGACGGACTTGTCATCGTCGACAAGCCGTCCGGCTTCACTTCGCATGACGTGGTCGCCAAGATGCGCGGGATCGCCAAGACCCGCCGTGTCGGCCACGCCGGCACCCTCGACCCCATGGCGACGGGCGTTCTCGTCCTCGGCGTGGAGCGGGCGACCAAGCTCCTCGGCCATCTCGCGCTGACGGAGAAGGAGTACCTGGGGACGATCCGGCTCGGCCAGAACACCCTCACGGACGACGCCGAGGGTGAGATCACCTCGTCGGCCGATGCTTCAGGGATCAAGCGGGACGCCATCGACGCGGGCATCGCCAAGCTCTCCGGCGACATCATGCAGGTGCCGTCGAAGGTCAGCGCCATCAAGATCGACGGCAAGCGGTCGTACGCGCGAGCGCGCGAGGGCGAGGATTTCGAGATCCCCGCCCGGCCGGTGAAGATCTCCGCCTTCACCGTGTACGACGTCAGGGACGCCGTCGCCGAGGACGGCACCCCCGTCCTCGACCTGGTCGTCTCCGTGGTCTGCTCGTCGGGGACCTACATCCGCGCCCTCGCCCGCGACCTCGGCGCGGACCTCGGGGTCGGCGGTCATCTGACGGCGCTGCGGCGCACCCGTGTCGGGCCCTACAAGCTGGACGCGGCGAAGACCATCGACCAGCTCCAGGAGGAGCTGACGGTGATGCCGGTGGCGGACGCGGCCACCGCCGCGTTCCCGCGCTGGGACGTGGACGAGCGGCGGGCGAAGCTGCTGCTCAACGGCGTGCGGATCGAGATGCCGGGGGAGTACGCCGGAGTCGGCGCCGTCGCGGTCTTCGATCCCGAGGGCAGGTTCCTGGTCCTGGCCGAGGAGCTGAAGGGCAAGGCCAAGAGCCTGGCCGTCTTCGCCTGA
- the infB gene encoding translation initiation factor IF-2, whose translation MAKVRVYELAKEFGVESKVVMAKLQELGEFVRSASSTIEAPVVRKLTDALNTGGGNGKAAAKPGAPRKQAAPKPPAPSGSASPSPAQAARPGPAAPKPPAAKPAEAADKPAASPAAPGPRPGPKPPTPKPAPAAPAAPAAPAAPVTPAPAAPEFTAPPAAPAASSAPAGPRPGARPGAPKPAGRPAPGQGGQGQGQGGRGDRGDRQGGAPRPGGQGGAPRPGGRPAGPRPGNNPFTSGGSTGMARPQAPRPGGAPRPGGQGGPGGPGGAPRPQGQGGGQGAPRPQGQGGARPSPGGMPRPQGGARPGPGGPGGAPGGGGNRPNPGMMPQRPAAGPRPGGGPGGGRGPGGGGRPGGAGGGGGRPGGGGFAGRPGGGGGGGFAGRPGGPGGGGGGFAGRPGGGGGRPGFGGRPGGPGARGGTQGAFGRPGGPARRGRKSKRQRRQEYESMQAPSVGGVMLPRGNGQAVRLSRGASLTDFAEKINANPASLVGVMMNLGEMVTATQSVPDETLKLLADEMNFVLEIVSPEEEDRELLESFDIEFGEDEGDEDMLVARPPVVTVMGHVDHGKTRLLDAIRKTNVIAGEAGGITQHIGAYQVSSEVNGEDRKITFIDTPGHEAFTAMRARGAKSTDIAILVVAANDGVMPQTIEALNHAKAAEVPIVVAVNKIDVEGADPTKVRGQLTEFGLVAEEYGGDTMFVDISAKQGENIEALLEAVVLTADASLDLRANPEQDAQGIAIESHLDKGRGAVATVLVQRGTLRVGDTMVVGDAYGRVRAMLDDKGENVEEAGPSTPVLVLGLTNVPGAGDNFLVVDEDRTARQIAEKRAARERNVRFARKGVRFSLENLDEALKAGLVQELNLIIKGDASGSVEALESSLLQLDVGEEVDIRVLHRGVGAVTESDIDLATGSDAIVIGFNVRAAGRAAQMADREGVDVRYYSVIYQAIEEIEAALKGMLKPEYEEVELGTAEIREIFRSSKLGNIAGVLVRSGEVKRNTKARLIRDGKVIAESLNISGLRRFKDDVTEIREGFEGGINLGNFNDIKIDDVIATYEMREKPRG comes from the coding sequence GTGGCTAAGGTCCGGGTATACGAGCTCGCCAAGGAGTTCGGCGTAGAGAGCAAGGTCGTCATGGCCAAGCTCCAAGAACTCGGTGAATTCGTACGTTCGGCGTCCTCGACCATCGAGGCGCCCGTTGTACGCAAATTGACTGACGCATTGAACACGGGTGGTGGCAACGGCAAGGCCGCCGCCAAGCCCGGGGCGCCGCGCAAGCAGGCCGCCCCCAAGCCGCCGGCCCCCTCGGGCTCGGCGTCCCCCTCTCCCGCGCAGGCCGCCCGTCCGGGTCCGGCCGCGCCCAAGCCGCCGGCGGCCAAGCCCGCCGAAGCGGCCGACAAGCCTGCGGCCTCCCCGGCCGCTCCCGGCCCGCGTCCGGGCCCGAAGCCGCCGACGCCCAAGCCGGCGCCGGCAGCTCCGGCTGCCCCGGCCGCGCCCGCCGCGCCGGTCACCCCGGCTCCGGCCGCCCCGGAGTTCACCGCTCCGCCGGCTGCTCCGGCCGCCTCCTCGGCGCCGGCAGGCCCCCGTCCGGGCGCTCGCCCGGGTGCCCCGAAGCCCGCGGGCCGTCCGGCCCCCGGCCAGGGTGGTCAGGGTCAGGGTCAGGGCGGTCGTGGCGACCGCGGCGACCGTCAGGGTGGCGCTCCGCGTCCCGGCGGCCAGGGTGGCGCTCCGCGCCCCGGTGGCCGTCCGGCCGGACCGCGTCCGGGCAACAACCCCTTCACCTCTGGTGGCTCCACCGGCATGGCGCGCCCGCAGGCGCCCCGTCCGGGCGGCGCCCCGCGTCCCGGCGGCCAGGGTGGCCCCGGCGGTCCCGGCGGCGCCCCGCGCCCGCAGGGCCAGGGCGGCGGCCAGGGTGCTCCTCGTCCGCAGGGTCAGGGCGGCGCTCGCCCCAGCCCCGGCGGCATGCCTCGCCCGCAGGGTGGCGCACGTCCCGGCCCCGGCGGACCTGGCGGCGCTCCCGGCGGCGGCGGTAACCGTCCGAACCCGGGCATGATGCCCCAGCGTCCCGCTGCGGGCCCGCGTCCCGGTGGTGGCCCCGGCGGTGGCCGTGGTCCCGGTGGCGGCGGTCGTCCCGGCGGTGCCGGTGGCGGCGGCGGTCGTCCCGGTGGCGGCGGCTTCGCGGGTCGTCCCGGTGGCGGTGGCGGCGGTGGCTTCGCCGGTCGTCCCGGTGGTCCCGGTGGCGGTGGCGGCGGCTTCGCCGGTCGTCCCGGTGGCGGCGGCGGTCGTCCCGGCTTCGGTGGCCGTCCCGGCGGTCCCGGTGCCCGTGGTGGCACGCAGGGTGCCTTCGGCCGTCCCGGCGGGCCCGCCCGTCGTGGTCGCAAGTCGAAGCGGCAGAGGCGCCAGGAGTACGAGTCGATGCAGGCTCCGTCGGTCGGCGGCGTCATGCTGCCGCGCGGCAACGGCCAGGCGGTCCGCCTGTCCCGTGGTGCCTCGCTGACCGACTTCGCCGAGAAGATCAACGCCAACCCGGCGTCGCTCGTCGGCGTGATGATGAACCTCGGCGAGATGGTCACGGCGACGCAGTCCGTGCCGGACGAGACGCTGAAGCTGCTCGCGGACGAGATGAACTTCGTCCTCGAGATCGTCAGCCCCGAGGAGGAGGACCGCGAGCTGCTCGAGTCCTTCGACATCGAGTTCGGCGAGGACGAGGGCGACGAGGACATGCTCGTCGCGCGTCCGCCGGTCGTGACCGTCATGGGTCACGTCGACCACGGTAAGACCCGCCTTCTGGACGCGATCCGCAAGACGAACGTCATTGCGGGCGAGGCCGGCGGCATCACGCAGCACATCGGTGCGTACCAGGTCTCTTCCGAGGTCAACGGCGAAGACCGCAAGATCACCTTCATCGACACCCCCGGTCACGAGGCGTTCACCGCCATGCGTGCCCGTGGTGCGAAGTCCACCGACATCGCGATCCTCGTGGTCGCGGCGAACGACGGTGTGATGCCGCAGACGATCGAGGCGCTGAACCACGCCAAGGCGGCCGAGGTGCCGATCGTGGTCGCGGTCAACAAGATCGACGTCGAGGGTGCCGACCCGACCAAGGTGCGCGGTCAGCTCACCGAGTTCGGTCTGGTGGCCGAGGAGTACGGCGGCGACACGATGTTCGTCGACATCTCCGCCAAGCAGGGCGAGAACATCGAGGCCCTCCTGGAGGCCGTGGTCCTGACCGCGGACGCCTCGCTCGACCTGCGGGCCAACCCGGAGCAGGACGCGCAGGGTATTGCGATCGAGTCCCACCTGGACAAGGGCCGCGGCGCCGTCGCGACCGTCCTGGTCCAGCGCGGTACCCTCCGCGTCGGCGACACGATGGTGGTCGGCGACGCGTACGGCCGAGTCCGCGCGATGCTCGACGACAAGGGCGAGAACGTGGAAGAGGCGGGTCCGTCGACTCCGGTCCTCGTCCTCGGTCTCACCAACGTCCCGGGCGCCGGCGACAACTTCCTGGTCGTCGACGAGGACCGTACGGCCCGTCAGATCGCCGAGAAGCGTGCCGCCCGTGAGCGCAACGTCCGCTTCGCCCGCAAGGGTGTCCGGTTCTCCCTGGAGAACCTGGACGAGGCCCTCAAGGCCGGTCTGGTGCAGGAACTCAACCTCATCATCAAGGGCGACGCGTCCGGTTCGGTGGAGGCTCTCGAGTCCTCGCTGCTCCAGCTCGACGTCGGCGAAGAGGTCGACATCCGCGTCCTGCACCGCGGTGTGGGTGCGGTCACCGAGTCGGACATCGACCTGGCGACCGGCTCCGACGCGATCGTGATCGGCTTCAACGTCCGTGCGGCCGGTCGTGCCGCGCAGATGGCCGACCGCGAAGGTGTGGACGTCCGGTACTACTCGGTCATCTACCAGGCGATCGAAGAGATCGAAGCGGCCCTCAAGGGCATGCTCAAGCCGGAGTACGAAGAGGTCGAGCTCGGCACGGCGGAGATCCGCGAGATCTTCCGCTCGTCCAAGCTGGGCAACATCGCCGGTGTTCTTGTCCGGTCGGGCGAGGTCAAGCGCAACACCAAGGCGCGCCTCATCCGCGACGGCAAGGTCATCGCGGAGAGCCTCAACATCTCCGGTCTGCGCCGCTTCAAGGACGACGTCACCGAGATCCGCGAAGGGTTCGAGGGCGGTATCAACCTCGGCAACTTCAACGACATCAAGATCGACGACGTCATCGCGACGTACGAGATGCGCGAGAAGCCGCGAGGCTGA